A DNA window from Lutra lutra chromosome 8, mLutLut1.2, whole genome shotgun sequence contains the following coding sequences:
- the LOC125107444 gene encoding gametocyte-specific factor 1-like: MEPEDLEICPYDPNHRMPASRLQYHLASCRKKNPKIAKKMANCKYNACHVVPIKRLKEHEANCVNRTAVDDEPFNLPKVISPSLEPNEKLSNAANQILDPDVWNIDNTHHSPSFVLKTFAPKTLVCESDSRDIKKQPMDGKHPNNYKSWRKGQKN; encoded by the exons ATGGAGCCAGAAGACTTAGAAATATGTCCTTATGACCCGAACCACAGGATGCCAGCCAGCAGGTTACAGTACCACCTGGCATCATGTAgaaag aaaaatccaAAGATAGCTAAAAAGATGGCTAACTGCAAATATAATGCTTGCCATGTGGTCCCAATCAAAAGGCTCAAGGAACATGAGGCTAACTGTGTCAATAGAACTGCTGTAGATGAtg agccATTTAATCTTCCAAAGGTTATTTCTCCAAGTTTGGAACCAAATGAAAAACTTTCTAATGCTGCCAATCAGATTCTTGACCCTGATGTCTGGAACATAG ataACACACATCATTCTCCTTCATTTGTTCTTAAGACATTTGCTCCAAAAACGCTGGTCTGTGAAAG TGACTCAAGAGACATAAAAAAACAGCCTATGGATGGCAAACATCCTAACAACTACAAGTCCTGGAGAAAAG GTCAGAAAAACTGA